In Streptomyces chartreusis, the following proteins share a genomic window:
- a CDS encoding ferritin-like domain-containing protein yields MLSAKSLFQEILDNDDSFRLFCSIAASGESQGGWENARIAALVPDSERAMAPKITRHGADEDKHGRIFNALLKKRGLDPVPVPPETDYTMLLEKHGIGLAHDKLKADRSLTVDDIITYLAHSRVTEQRASEQMIMLHKYFADDPVIGKAVRMISNDEDNHLAYTHEELLRFAAAGHGRQIQATLRECALAEIRVYRDVSLAVMDHMGRVLGWPRAKAAALAAGIHAVYAWERLAGWRRMVSLAMPERRDALGGPATSAPEFA; encoded by the coding sequence ATGCTTTCGGCCAAGAGTCTGTTCCAGGAGATCCTCGACAACGACGATTCCTTCCGGCTGTTCTGCTCGATCGCCGCCAGCGGCGAGTCCCAGGGCGGCTGGGAGAACGCGCGCATCGCCGCGCTCGTGCCCGACAGCGAGCGCGCCATGGCGCCCAAGATCACCCGGCACGGCGCGGACGAGGACAAGCACGGGCGGATCTTCAACGCCCTGCTGAAGAAGCGCGGGCTCGACCCCGTCCCCGTCCCGCCCGAGACCGATTACACGATGCTGCTCGAGAAGCACGGCATCGGCCTCGCCCACGACAAGCTGAAGGCCGACAGGTCGCTCACGGTCGACGACATCATCACCTACCTCGCGCACAGCCGGGTCACCGAACAGCGCGCCTCGGAACAGATGATCATGCTCCACAAGTACTTCGCCGACGACCCCGTGATCGGCAAGGCCGTCCGGATGATCTCCAACGACGAGGACAACCACCTCGCCTACACGCACGAGGAACTCCTGCGCTTCGCGGCCGCCGGCCACGGCCGGCAGATCCAGGCCACCCTGCGCGAGTGCGCCCTCGCCGAGATCCGGGTCTACCGGGACGTCAGCCTCGCGGTCATGGACCACATGGGACGCGTCCTCGGCTGGCCCCGGGCCAAGGCCGCCGCGCTCGCCGCCGGCATCCACGCCGTGTACGCCTGGGAGCGGCTCGCGGGCTGGCGGCGCATGGTGTCCCTGGCGATGCCGGAACGCCGCGACGCACTCGGCGGACCCGCCACCTCGGCACCCGAGTTCGCCTGA
- a CDS encoding SCO1664 family protein has translation MSAPERIPPRSVTSVELLTRGELTVRGRIREASNAALYCTVAHEGREATCVYKPVAGERPLWDFPDGTLAGREVAAYEISEATGWGLVPPTVLRDGPYGEGMCQLWIDVTPEAELLALVDGEEPEPGWKAVAFAEVGDGKTALLVHADDERLRRLAVLDAVINNADRKGGHLLPTEDGRLYGIDHGVTFNAENKLRTLLWGWAGEPLTQEAVEVLGTLREGLKEGGELAVRLAGLITGAEVDATRARVDALLASGRHPEPSGEWPAIPWPPV, from the coding sequence ATGTCCGCGCCAGAACGGATACCGCCGCGGAGCGTGACCTCGGTGGAGCTGCTCACCCGGGGTGAGCTGACGGTGCGCGGACGTATCCGCGAGGCGTCCAACGCCGCCCTGTACTGCACCGTCGCGCACGAGGGCCGTGAGGCCACCTGCGTCTACAAGCCGGTCGCCGGTGAGCGGCCGCTGTGGGACTTCCCCGACGGCACCCTCGCCGGGCGCGAGGTCGCCGCGTACGAGATCTCCGAGGCGACCGGCTGGGGTCTCGTACCGCCCACCGTGCTGCGCGACGGGCCGTACGGCGAGGGCATGTGCCAGCTGTGGATCGACGTGACCCCCGAGGCCGAGCTGCTCGCGCTGGTGGACGGCGAGGAACCCGAACCGGGCTGGAAGGCGGTCGCCTTCGCCGAGGTCGGCGACGGGAAGACCGCGCTGCTGGTGCACGCCGACGACGAGCGGCTGCGGCGCCTCGCCGTGCTGGACGCCGTGATCAACAACGCCGACCGCAAGGGCGGCCATCTGCTGCCCACCGAGGACGGGCGGCTCTACGGCATCGATCACGGCGTCACCTTCAACGCCGAGAACAAGCTGCGGACGCTGCTCTGGGGCTGGGCGGGGGAGCCGCTCACCCAGGAGGCCGTCGAGGTCCTCGGGACGCTGCGGGAGGGCCTGAAGGAGGGCGGCGAGCTGGCCGTACGGCTGGCCGGGCTGATCACCGGCGCCGAGGTGGACGCCACGCGCGCGCGTGTGGACGCCCTGCTCGCCTCCGGCAGGCACCCGGAGCCGAGCGGGGAGTGGCCTGCCATTCCGTGGCCGCCGGTCTAG
- a CDS encoding LLM class F420-dependent oxidoreductase, whose protein sequence is MQLGINLGYWGAGMDADNLAVAQEADRLGYAVCWAAEAYGSDAATVLSWVAAQTERIDVGSAIFQIPARQPAMTAMTAATLDSLSGGRFRLGLGVSGPQVSEGWYGVKFDKPLARTREYVEIVRKAMTRERLTYEGRHWTLPLPGGPGKPIKLTVHPQREHIPLYIAAIGPKNLEQTGEIADGALVIFPSADHLEDTTVKHLRAGREKAGKSLDGFDICPTLPLAVGDDKDVATLADTFRPYTALYVGGMGSPKQNFYNQLAQRMGYEKEAAEIQTKYLSGDKQGAAAAVPHDLIDQTTLLGSVDRIADRMKAYAAAGVTTLSLAPAGFTLDERLASLRAGTEALERAGLA, encoded by the coding sequence ATGCAGCTCGGGATCAACCTCGGCTACTGGGGTGCCGGAATGGACGCGGACAATCTCGCCGTCGCGCAGGAGGCCGACCGGCTGGGCTACGCCGTGTGCTGGGCCGCCGAGGCGTACGGGTCGGACGCGGCCACCGTGCTCAGCTGGGTCGCCGCCCAGACCGAGCGCATCGACGTCGGCTCCGCCATCTTCCAGATCCCGGCCCGCCAGCCCGCGATGACCGCGATGACGGCCGCGACCCTCGACTCCCTGTCCGGTGGCCGTTTCCGGCTCGGCCTCGGCGTCTCCGGACCGCAGGTCTCCGAGGGCTGGTACGGCGTCAAGTTCGACAAGCCGCTGGCACGCACGCGTGAGTACGTCGAGATCGTCCGCAAGGCCATGACCCGCGAGCGCCTGACCTACGAAGGCCGGCACTGGACGCTGCCGCTGCCCGGCGGCCCGGGCAAGCCGATCAAGCTGACCGTGCACCCGCAGCGCGAGCACATCCCGCTGTACATCGCCGCCATCGGCCCGAAGAACCTGGAGCAGACCGGCGAGATCGCCGACGGCGCACTGGTGATCTTCCCCTCCGCCGACCACCTGGAGGACACCACCGTCAAGCACCTGCGCGCCGGGCGCGAGAAGGCCGGCAAGAGCCTCGACGGGTTCGACATCTGCCCGACCCTGCCGCTCGCCGTCGGCGACGACAAGGACGTGGCCACGCTCGCCGACACCTTCCGCCCCTACACCGCGCTGTACGTCGGCGGCATGGGCAGCCCCAAGCAGAACTTCTACAACCAGCTCGCCCAGCGCATGGGGTACGAGAAGGAAGCCGCCGAGATCCAGACCAAGTACCTCTCCGGCGACAAGCAGGGCGCCGCGGCCGCCGTACCGCACGACCTGATCGACCAGACCACGCTGCTCGGCTCCGTCGACCGGATCGCGGACCGGATGAAGGCCTACGCCGCCGCCGGGGTCACCACCCTGTCCCTCGCGCCGGCCGGCTTCACGCTCGACGAGCGGCTCGCCTCCCTGCGCGCCGGCACCGAGGCCCTGGAGCGTGCCGGACTGGCGTGA
- the corA gene encoding magnesium/cobalt transporter CorA produces MIVDCAIYRDGRRTEGPADFSDALDLCRLQDDAFVWIGLYEPTETEFDKVTEEFGLHPLAVEDALNAHQRPKLEVYDDSLFMVLKPVGYEPKSDIVSSGEVMVFIGDSFVVTVRHGEEAPLGVVRERLEHEPEMLRHGPTAVLYTIADAVVDHYVEVAGELGTDLAELEAEVFSPTAGGSRHTASRIYAFKRQIMEFRRATGPLAQPVSRLAGTGLIGARVPFVHDKAQPFFRDVSDHLTRVNEAVEGLDRLVSDVLSAHLAQMSVRQNDDMRKISAWAAMAAVPTMIAGIYGMNFEHMPELHWTGSYPVLILAMAAVEVLLYRLFKRRGWL; encoded by the coding sequence GTGATCGTCGACTGCGCCATCTACCGGGACGGGCGCCGGACGGAGGGGCCCGCGGACTTCTCCGACGCCCTGGATCTGTGCCGCCTTCAGGACGACGCGTTCGTCTGGATCGGTCTGTACGAGCCGACGGAGACGGAGTTCGACAAGGTCACCGAGGAGTTCGGGCTGCATCCGCTGGCTGTGGAGGACGCCCTGAACGCGCACCAGCGGCCCAAGCTGGAGGTGTACGACGACTCGCTGTTCATGGTCCTCAAGCCGGTCGGCTACGAGCCGAAGAGCGACATCGTCTCCTCCGGCGAGGTCATGGTCTTCATCGGCGACTCGTTCGTGGTGACCGTCCGGCACGGCGAGGAGGCGCCGCTGGGGGTCGTCCGGGAACGTCTGGAGCACGAGCCGGAGATGCTGCGGCACGGTCCCACGGCGGTGCTCTACACGATCGCGGACGCGGTGGTCGACCACTACGTGGAGGTGGCGGGCGAGTTGGGCACCGACCTGGCGGAGCTGGAGGCGGAGGTGTTCTCGCCGACCGCCGGCGGCTCCCGGCACACGGCCTCGCGCATCTACGCCTTCAAGCGGCAGATCATGGAGTTCCGCAGGGCCACCGGCCCGCTCGCGCAGCCGGTGTCCCGGCTCGCGGGCACGGGCCTGATCGGCGCGCGTGTGCCGTTCGTGCACGACAAGGCGCAGCCCTTCTTCCGCGACGTGAGCGACCACCTCACGCGCGTGAACGAGGCCGTGGAGGGCCTGGACCGGCTGGTGTCGGACGTCCTGTCGGCGCATCTGGCGCAGATGAGCGTCCGGCAGAACGACGACATGCGGAAGATCTCCGCGTGGGCGGCCATGGCCGCGGTCCCCACGATGATCGCGGGGATCTACGGCATGAACTTCGAGCACATGCCGGAGCTGCACTGGACCGGTTCCTATCCGGTGCTGATCCTGGCCATGGCCGCCGTCGAGGTGCTGCTGTACCGGCTGTTCAAACGCCGGGGCTGGTTGTAG
- a CDS encoding SMP-30/gluconolactonase/LRE family protein: MAPEHRSFAPRPTRRRLLATGAATVGAALVPATGTPAAAAGKRRPTVLRLPNGFRPEGIAVGGGPYAYLGSLGDGSLYRADLRTGEGAIFSAGPGTPSVGLKLDHRGRLFVAGRGQGARVVDARSGAILASYALTSATPTFANDVFLTPRAAWFTDSFQPALYALPLGRNGQLPDADEVVTLTLSGDWSQVAGEVVNANGITATPDGSALLVVQSGVGGLHRVNPRTGVTELVDLGDAAPLTNGDGLLLIGRTLYVVQNRQNAIDVFRLAADGRSGVFQRRVTDPLFDVPTTVAAYKGRLYLPNARFTTTPTPDTTYDVISVPL; the protein is encoded by the coding sequence GTGGCCCCCGAACACCGCTCCTTCGCACCTCGTCCCACCCGCCGCAGACTCCTCGCGACGGGCGCCGCGACCGTCGGCGCCGCACTCGTCCCGGCCACCGGCACCCCCGCCGCCGCGGCCGGAAAGCGCCGCCCCACGGTGCTCCGCCTCCCGAACGGCTTCCGCCCGGAGGGCATCGCCGTCGGCGGCGGACCGTACGCCTATCTCGGCTCGCTCGGCGACGGCTCCCTCTACCGCGCCGACCTGCGCACCGGCGAGGGCGCGATCTTCTCGGCGGGACCCGGCACGCCCTCGGTCGGTCTCAAACTTGACCACCGGGGGCGCCTGTTCGTCGCCGGACGCGGGCAGGGCGCCCGCGTGGTGGACGCCCGCAGCGGCGCGATCCTCGCCTCCTACGCCCTGACCTCGGCGACCCCGACCTTCGCCAACGACGTGTTCCTCACCCCGCGCGCGGCCTGGTTCACGGACTCCTTCCAGCCCGCGCTGTACGCCCTGCCGCTCGGCCGGAACGGGCAACTGCCGGACGCGGACGAGGTCGTGACGCTCACCCTGAGCGGCGACTGGAGCCAGGTCGCGGGCGAGGTCGTCAACGCCAACGGCATCACCGCCACGCCGGACGGCTCCGCGCTGCTCGTCGTGCAGTCCGGGGTCGGCGGGCTGCACCGGGTGAACCCGCGCACGGGCGTCACCGAACTCGTCGACCTCGGCGACGCGGCACCGCTCACCAACGGCGACGGCCTGCTGCTGATCGGTCGGACGCTGTACGTCGTGCAGAACCGGCAGAACGCCATCGACGTCTTCAGGCTCGCCGCCGACGGCCGCAGCGGCGTCTTCCAACGCCGCGTCACCGACCCGCTGTTCGACGTGCCGACCACGGTGGCCGCGTACAAGGGCCGCCTCTACCTGCCCAACGCCCGCTTCACCACGACACCTACACCGGACACGACGTACGACGTGATCTCCGTGCCCTTGTGA
- a CDS encoding aldo/keto reductase, which yields MEQRHLGRTGLRVSRIGLGTLTWGRDTDEHDAADLLKTFWEAGGTLVDTADVYGDGEAEYLLGRLMEGLIPRRDLVISTKAGSVPDPDRRFDGSRGHLLSALDASLARLGTDHVDVWHIHAFDPYTPLEETLQTLDLAVSSGRVRYAGVSNFCGWQLAKAATWQLAAPGTRTRLASTQLEYSLLQRGVEREVLPAALDLGIGMLPSSPLGRGVLTGKYRNATPADSRGASEHLAPFVAPYLDDTASRIVDAVQTAADGLAVSPLQVALAWVRDRPGVTAPVIGARNAQQLTAALSVEALSLPDEICRALDDVSAPVHRYPDHDWSTL from the coding sequence ATGGAGCAGAGGCATCTCGGCCGCACCGGCCTGCGCGTGTCCCGGATCGGGCTCGGCACCCTCACCTGGGGCAGGGACACCGACGAGCACGACGCCGCGGACCTCTTGAAGACGTTCTGGGAGGCGGGCGGCACCCTCGTCGACACGGCCGACGTGTACGGCGACGGGGAGGCCGAGTATCTGCTCGGGCGGCTGATGGAAGGGCTGATCCCGCGGCGGGACCTGGTCATCTCGACGAAGGCGGGCAGCGTGCCCGACCCCGACCGCCGCTTCGACGGCTCGCGCGGCCATCTGCTCTCCGCGCTGGACGCCTCACTGGCCCGGCTCGGCACGGACCACGTCGACGTCTGGCACATCCACGCCTTCGACCCGTACACCCCGCTGGAGGAGACCCTCCAGACGCTCGACCTCGCTGTCAGCAGCGGTCGGGTGCGCTATGCCGGGGTCTCCAACTTCTGCGGCTGGCAGCTTGCCAAGGCCGCGACATGGCAGCTCGCGGCGCCCGGCACGCGCACCCGGCTGGCGAGCACACAGCTGGAGTACTCACTGCTCCAGCGCGGTGTGGAACGGGAGGTGCTGCCGGCCGCGCTCGACCTCGGCATCGGCATGCTGCCCTCGTCCCCGCTCGGCCGGGGCGTGCTGACCGGCAAGTACCGCAACGCGACTCCTGCGGACTCGCGCGGCGCCTCGGAGCATCTGGCGCCGTTCGTCGCGCCGTACCTCGACGACACGGCCAGCCGGATCGTCGACGCCGTGCAGACGGCGGCCGACGGGCTGGCCGTCTCCCCGCTCCAGGTCGCCCTCGCCTGGGTCCGCGACCGGCCCGGCGTGACCGCTCCCGTGATAGGCGCGCGCAACGCCCAGCAGCTCACAGCGGCGTTGTCAGTGGAGGCCCTTAGTCTTCCTGACGAGATCTGCCGGGCGCTCGACGACGTGTCGGCGCCCGTGCACCGCTATCCCGATCACGACTGGAGCACGCTGTGA
- the mshC gene encoding cysteine--1-D-myo-inosityl 2-amino-2-deoxy-alpha-D-glucopyranoside ligase, whose product MYAWPASEVPALPGQGRDLRIHDTATEGLVTLDPGPVARIYVCGITPYDATHMGHAATYNAFDLVQRVWLDTKRQVHYVQNVTDVDDPLLERALRDDIDWVALAEKETALFREDMTALRMLPPRHYIGAVEAIPGIVPLVERLRDAGAAYELDGDIYFSVESDPNFGKVSNLDAAAMRLLSAERGGDPERPGKKNPLDPMLWMAARPGEPSWDGGSLGQGRPGWHIECVAIALDHLGMTFDVQGGGSDLAFPHHEMGASHAQVLTGEFPMAKAYVHAGMVGLHGEKMSKSKGNLVFVSQLRRDGVDPAAIRLTLLAHHYRADWEWTDQVLQDAVDRLGRWRAAVSRPDGPDAEVLVEEIREALANDLDAPAALAAVDRWVTRQDTEGGTDIGAPGVVSRAVDALLGVAL is encoded by the coding sequence ATGTATGCCTGGCCCGCTTCTGAGGTCCCCGCCCTGCCCGGTCAGGGCCGCGACCTGAGGATCCACGACACCGCGACCGAGGGTCTCGTCACCCTGGACCCCGGTCCCGTCGCCCGTATCTACGTCTGCGGTATCACGCCGTACGACGCGACCCACATGGGGCACGCGGCGACCTACAACGCGTTCGACCTCGTGCAGCGCGTGTGGCTCGACACCAAGCGGCAGGTCCACTACGTGCAGAACGTCACCGACGTCGACGATCCGCTCCTGGAGCGGGCCCTGCGCGACGACATCGACTGGGTCGCCCTCGCCGAGAAGGAGACCGCCCTCTTCCGCGAGGACATGACCGCGCTGCGCATGCTGCCGCCGCGCCACTACATCGGTGCCGTCGAGGCGATACCCGGGATCGTCCCGCTCGTCGAGCGGCTCCGGGACGCGGGCGCCGCGTACGAACTCGACGGCGACATCTACTTCTCCGTCGAGTCCGACCCGAACTTCGGCAAGGTGTCGAACCTCGACGCCGCCGCCATGCGCCTGCTGTCCGCCGAGCGCGGCGGCGACCCCGAGCGGCCCGGCAAGAAGAACCCGCTCGACCCGATGCTGTGGATGGCCGCCCGCCCGGGCGAGCCCAGCTGGGACGGCGGTTCGCTCGGACAGGGCCGGCCCGGCTGGCACATCGAGTGCGTCGCCATCGCCCTCGACCACCTCGGCATGACCTTCGACGTCCAGGGCGGCGGCTCCGACCTCGCCTTCCCGCACCACGAGATGGGCGCCTCGCACGCCCAGGTGCTGACCGGCGAGTTCCCCATGGCCAAGGCGTACGTCCACGCGGGCATGGTCGGCCTGCACGGCGAGAAGATGTCCAAGTCCAAGGGCAACCTCGTCTTCGTGTCCCAGCTGCGCCGCGACGGCGTCGACCCGGCCGCCATCCGGCTCACCCTCCTCGCCCACCACTACCGGGCCGACTGGGAGTGGACCGACCAGGTGCTCCAGGACGCCGTGGACCGCCTCGGCCGCTGGCGGGCCGCCGTGTCCCGGCCCGACGGACCCGACGCGGAGGTGCTCGTCGAGGAGATCCGCGAAGCCCTCGCGAACGACCTCGACGCCCCGGCCGCGCTCGCCGCGGTCGACCGCTGGGTGACCCGGCAGGACACCGAGGGCGGCACGGACATCGGCGCCCCCGGCGTCGTGTCGCGAGCCGTCGACGCACTGCTGGGCGTGGCCCTGTAG
- a CDS encoding S8 family peptidase: protein MTDQGQPAQGPGTAGPGPDGAGFTYRGAEPELIVVARPEARLRAQAEGVRSVAGADVSALNMFLSDEQLALEPLFGSEERLQQTTDTQDTSDLALFYRVRGGESRAEVLRARMAALPGIDTAYVKPGAVPASLGQFGEGSGRLKEGAPLTPDYSGRQGYLRPAPEGVDALWAWQRPGGAGQGVTVIDVEGSWQLGHEDLAGKLAGVVVGTPLTDLAWRNHGTAVIGVIGGDRNDHGVTGIVPETVTAAASFHGIGTAAAIHAAAERLGPGDIVLVELHRPGPRFEFADRDDQCGYVALEWWPDDHAAIRCATARGVLVVAAAGNGGESLDDAVYERRPDEFPESWRNPFNPSNPSSGAVLVGAGAPPPGTHGRDHGPDRSRLAFSNYGARVDAQGWGREVTTTGGFWDRPGDLQGGPEEIAWYTDTFSGTSSASPVVVGALAALQGMLKAAAQPPMSPEQARAVLRATGSPQQDAPGRPASQRIGNRPDIKAAVTHLVPQAVGSGLAERYWDELLPYPRELPPRLRLFVAGEWRNLNHPSPEIRQAVHTAFAGGRPEVRVWFSDDEIVGLVITG, encoded by the coding sequence ATGACCGACCAGGGACAGCCGGCGCAGGGCCCGGGAACGGCCGGGCCGGGGCCCGACGGAGCGGGATTCACCTATCGAGGAGCCGAGCCGGAACTGATCGTCGTCGCCCGTCCCGAGGCCCGGCTGCGGGCCCAGGCCGAGGGCGTCCGGTCGGTCGCGGGCGCCGATGTGTCGGCTCTCAACATGTTCCTCAGTGACGAACAGCTCGCGCTGGAGCCGCTGTTCGGCAGCGAGGAACGGCTTCAGCAGACCACGGACACGCAGGACACGTCCGACCTGGCCCTGTTCTACCGGGTGCGCGGCGGGGAGAGCCGCGCCGAGGTACTGCGGGCCCGTATGGCCGCGCTGCCCGGCATCGACACGGCGTACGTGAAACCGGGCGCGGTGCCCGCCTCTCTCGGGCAGTTCGGCGAGGGCAGCGGGCGCCTGAAGGAGGGCGCGCCCCTCACGCCCGACTACAGCGGCCGGCAGGGCTATCTGCGCCCGGCGCCCGAGGGCGTCGACGCGCTCTGGGCCTGGCAGCGGCCGGGCGGCGCCGGTCAGGGCGTGACCGTGATCGACGTCGAGGGCTCCTGGCAGCTGGGCCACGAGGACCTGGCCGGCAAGCTGGCCGGCGTCGTCGTCGGCACCCCTCTCACCGACCTGGCCTGGCGCAACCACGGCACCGCGGTGATCGGCGTGATCGGCGGCGACCGCAACGACCACGGCGTCACCGGCATCGTGCCGGAGACGGTGACCGCGGCCGCCTCCTTCCACGGCATCGGCACGGCGGCCGCGATCCACGCGGCGGCCGAGCGGCTCGGCCCCGGCGACATCGTGCTGGTCGAACTGCACCGCCCGGGACCCCGGTTCGAGTTCGCCGACCGCGACGACCAGTGCGGCTACGTCGCGCTGGAATGGTGGCCGGACGACCACGCCGCGATCCGCTGCGCCACCGCCAGGGGCGTGCTGGTCGTGGCCGCCGCGGGCAACGGCGGCGAGTCCCTCGACGACGCGGTCTACGAGCGCCGCCCGGACGAGTTCCCGGAGTCGTGGCGCAACCCGTTCAACCCGTCCAACCCGTCCTCGGGGGCGGTCCTGGTCGGCGCCGGCGCCCCGCCCCCCGGCACGCACGGCCGCGATCACGGCCCGGACCGCTCCCGGCTCGCCTTCTCCAACTACGGCGCCCGGGTGGACGCGCAGGGCTGGGGCCGCGAGGTGACGACGACCGGCGGCTTCTGGGACCGGCCCGGCGACCTCCAGGGCGGACCCGAGGAGATCGCCTGGTACACCGACACGTTCTCGGGTACGTCGTCCGCGTCCCCGGTGGTGGTCGGCGCGCTGGCCGCGCTCCAGGGCATGCTGAAGGCCGCCGCGCAGCCTCCGATGTCCCCCGAGCAGGCGCGTGCGGTGCTGCGGGCGACGGGTTCCCCGCAGCAGGACGCGCCGGGCCGGCCGGCCTCGCAACGGATCGGCAACCGGCCCGACATCAAGGCGGCGGTCACCCATCTGGTGCCGCAGGCGGTCGGCTCCGGCCTCGCCGAGCGGTACTGGGACGAGTTGCTGCCGTATCCCCGCGAACTTCCGCCCCGGCTCCGGCTGTTCGTGGCCGGTGAGTGGCGGAACCTGAACCATCCGTCCCCCGAGATCCGCCAGGCAGTCCATACCGCCTTCGCGGGGGGACGGCCGGAGGTCCGAGTGTGGTTCTCGGACGACGAGATCGTCGGCCTGGTCATCACCGGCTGA
- a CDS encoding histidine phosphatase family protein, with product MPTLILVRHGRSTANTEGVLAGWTPGVALDERGGEQAAALPARLAALPISEVVTSPLQRCQETIRPLLEARPGLTAHTEERIGECHYGDWSGRKLADLKDEPLMEVVQAHPSAAAFPGGESMRAMATRAAEAVREWNARVERDHGADAVYVMCSHGDIIKSLVADALGLHLDLFQRISVEPCSITAIRYTRLRPFLVRLGDTGDFASLAPREEPPAGDATVGGGAGAP from the coding sequence ATGCCCACGCTGATCCTGGTCCGGCACGGACGTTCCACCGCCAACACCGAGGGAGTGCTCGCCGGGTGGACACCCGGCGTCGCCCTCGACGAGCGCGGCGGCGAGCAGGCCGCCGCACTGCCCGCCCGGCTCGCAGCCCTGCCGATCTCCGAGGTCGTCACCAGCCCGCTGCAGCGCTGCCAGGAGACGATCCGGCCGCTGCTGGAGGCCCGGCCCGGACTTACCGCGCACACCGAGGAGCGGATCGGGGAGTGCCACTACGGCGACTGGTCCGGCCGCAAGCTCGCCGACCTCAAGGACGAGCCGCTGATGGAGGTCGTGCAGGCCCATCCGTCGGCGGCGGCGTTCCCCGGCGGGGAGTCGATGCGGGCCATGGCGACCCGGGCCGCGGAGGCGGTACGGGAGTGGAACGCGCGCGTGGAGCGCGATCACGGTGCCGACGCCGTGTACGTGATGTGCTCGCACGGCGACATCATCAAGTCCCTCGTGGCGGACGCACTCGGTCTTCATCTCGACCTCTTCCAGAGGATCTCCGTTGAACCGTGTTCCATCACCGCGATCCGTTACACACGCCTGAGGCCGTTCCTCGTACGTCTAGGGGACACCGGGGACTTCGCGTCCCTCGCCCCGCGCGAGGAGCCGCCGGCCGGTGACGCGACGGTCGGGGGCGGCGCGGGCGCACCGTGA
- a CDS encoding DUF3090 domain-containing protein: MSRQVFLYDPPDRFVAGTVGLPGRRTFFLQAVAGSRVTSVALEKTQVAALAERMDELLDEVVRRSGGSAAVPAMTPSEVADTGPLDTPIEEEFRVGTMALAWDGEEQRMIVEAQALVELDADSEEDLAEAEERLLQDEENGPPMLRVRLTGAQARAFAKRALDVVNAGRPPCPLCSLPLDPEGHVCPRQNGYRRGA, from the coding sequence GTGTCCCGTCAGGTGTTCCTCTACGACCCCCCGGACCGCTTCGTGGCCGGCACGGTAGGACTGCCCGGACGCCGTACGTTCTTCCTCCAGGCCGTCGCCGGCTCCCGCGTGACCAGCGTGGCCCTGGAGAAGACCCAGGTCGCCGCACTCGCCGAGCGCATGGACGAACTGCTCGACGAGGTCGTACGGCGTAGTGGCGGAAGCGCAGCCGTCCCCGCCATGACGCCCAGCGAGGTCGCCGACACCGGCCCGCTGGACACCCCCATCGAGGAGGAGTTCCGCGTCGGCACCATGGCTCTTGCCTGGGACGGCGAGGAACAGCGCATGATCGTCGAGGCGCAGGCCCTCGTGGAGCTCGACGCCGACTCCGAGGAGGACCTCGCCGAGGCCGAGGAGCGGCTGCTCCAGGACGAGGAGAACGGTCCCCCGATGCTGCGGGTCCGGCTCACCGGCGCGCAGGCGAGGGCTTTCGCCAAGCGTGCCCTGGACGTCGTCAACGCCGGGCGGCCGCCGTGTCCGCTGTGCAGCCTCCCGCTCGACCCGGAAGGACACGTATGTCCGCGCCAGAACGGATACCGCCGCGGAGCGTGA